Sequence from the bacterium BMS3Abin08 genome:
CTGTCCCATGTAAAATCCTTAACCCACTCCCTTCCCCTCTTTCCCATCTCATTTCGTTCGTTGCTCATGATACAATTTCTCATGGCATGAGCAAGAGATGCAGCATCCCCTGTCTTAAAAGATATTCCGGCTCTATTATCAGTCACAAAGTTAAACCCGGCAAGATCGCTTGCTATAACGGCCTTAGCACATGCCATAGCCTCAAGAGTACTTATTGACTGCACCTCATGTCTCGAAGGAAACACAACAAATAGCGCATTACTTATAATCTTTGCCTTCCTTTCGCCAGATACCCAGCCTAATAGTTCTACTTTCCCTCTCACATCCTCGGGCAAATCCATTAGCATAGAATTAAATTCATCCATATCTCTTCCATCACCTGCTATTACAAGTCTTATATCTGGAAAAGACTTATAGAATTCCTCAAAAGCCTTTAACAGAATATCAAGCCCCTTCCCATAGATATCTATTCTCCCAAGATACAGAAGGTAGTCACCTTCAGAAGGAGATAGTTTTAATAAGTCTGAAGAAATCCCATTAGAAATAAATTTAACATATGAGTCTTTTCTTAATACAAATTTCTTAGACGTATCTGGACTAACAAAAATCAG
This genomic interval carries:
- the pimA gene encoding GDP-mannose-dependent alpha-(1-2)-phosphatidylinositol mannosyltransferase encodes the protein MQGYTGKLYFNKYNLFFASALNLMEQLRPKFYRNLIFVSPDTSKKFVLRKDSYVKFISNGISSDLLKLSPSEGDYLLYLGRIDIYGKGLDILLKAFEEFYKSFPDIRLVIAGDGRDMDEFNSMLMDLPEDVRGKVELLGWVSGERKAKIISNALFVVFPSRHEVQSISTLEAMACAKAVIASDLAGFNFVTDNRAGISFKTGDAASLAHAMRNCIMSNERNEMGKRGREWVKDFTWDRIALKYEGFLEDVILSWKQKCNFMNSKKA